The sequence below is a genomic window from Spiroplasma gladiatoris.
AATTTTAGTGCAGTTGATATTCATTAAGTAAATTTACTTTTGGATAAACTAAATTATGTTATCAATAAAAAATTTAAATAAAACTTTTAAAAATAATACAGGTGTTAAAGATATAAATTTACAATTCAATAAAGGTGAAGTTGTAGGACTTCTTGGACCTAATGGGGCAGGTAAATCTACTTTATTAAAACTCATTTTTAAAGAATATAAAAAAGATAGTGGTGAAATTATTTATGAAAACTCAGGAAATAATTTAAATAAATTTAGTTTTTTTACTGATCAATCATTATTTCCTAAATATTTAACTTTAGATTTTTTTTGTATGTATACAGCCGAATTAGCTGGAATAAAACCAAAAGAAGCTAAGAAAAGAACCAATCATTTGTTAAAAAATCTAGACCTAATAAATTATAAAAACAAAACATTTAAATCATTATCTGCTGGTATGCAAAAAAAAGCTATGCTTGCTGCTTCTTTAATAAATGATCCAGATATAATATTTTTTGATGAACCAACAGCTAATCTAGATATAGATTCAAGAAAAGAATTTATAAGTTTAATAAAAGATATGAAAAAAAATAATAAATCTATTATTATTGCTAGTCACATTTTAGAAGAATTAGAAACAATTATTGATAGAGTGATTATAATTAAAGAAGGTAATATAGTATTAGATGATATTTTTGATAAAAATAAAGACAGTTTAGAATCTTTTTATTTAAAAAGTACAACAATTAAAAAAGAAACTAAAAACTTTAACGATTTAATGAAATGAGAAGAGTAAATATGAAATTTTATATAAGTTTTAAATACTCAATTTTATCAATAATTAAATCAAAGTTAGTTTTAATTATTGGAGTTTCATTTTTATCATTAATATTTTTAACAAACTTAATATTTGGTTTGTGTATTAGATTGCAAAGTTGAGCATCTGTTAACTTATTTATTTTAAACTACATTAATGCAGTTTTTATCTTAGTTTTTTTAACTATTATAGCTATATTGATATCTAATGACTTCTTTTATAGTCAAAAAAAGAAATGGTATAAAAACTATTGAAATTAAAAATGGAATGAAAATTTGAGAAATATTTTTTTCAAAAATTATGGCTATAGTATTAATTATATTCACATTGTCTATATTTTCTTCAACTATTGTTATACTAGAAAATTTAATAATATTTAATGACAATGTTCAAGTTACTAAACTTATATTTTTAAATTTATATCTTATATTTTTAGTCCCTTTATTTGTTTTTGGAATTAATTTGTTAATTGTGTGTCTAAATCTACAAAAAATAAGTTTAATCGCTTCGAGTTTTTTTCTTGGTTTATTAAGTTTATTTTACTTAATAAATGCAGTTCTATATGATTTTGAAAGTTATAATCCAGATTCAAATGGAAGTAATATAGTTTCTGAAAATAACTACAATTATTATTTAAAGTCGTTTATAAAAAATTACAAACAAAACAATAAAGAAGAAAATAAAGTTATAAATGGTCTTATTGAATATAGTGATGATTCTGAAAATATTAATAGATTAGTAAAATTTGATAATTTAGAAGATTTAAAAGACAATGATGATTCTTTAAAAAGTTATTATAATTTTTTTGCAGAATATAACAGGTTTTCAAAAAGTGGTGGGTTATTTTATAACATTGATTTATTTAATAAATTTAATAAACAGTTTTTGATAGATCAAAGTTATTATAAGGAAGCAAAATATGATAATAACTTAATAGAAAAAAATATTTTATTTAAAGAACTTTATAATTTTAAGGATGAAAAAACAAAAAATGATATATTTGAATATAAAAATTGAGATAATAAAAATTTTGTAGAAGTTTCTACTTATTTAAAGGAACTTAATAATTACATTAAAAAATTGAACAACTATTTTAAAAATAATGAAAATTTAAAGACTTATTATAATGATCTTGTATCTATTAACAAACTAATAATAGATATTTATAAAAAAGGTTTTTATTTAAATAATGAAAATTATTTTTTAATAGCAAATGTTGGAACATTATCCATTAATAAAGAAGCAATGCAATATTTTAAATTTCCTTTTTCTGAATATAAAAATTATTCAGAAAAAAGAGAACTTGTGTTTAATATTCAAGAAGTATCAAGTGCTAAATTGCTATATCAAGGAATTTTATTTTATTTAGTAAATAATTGGGATTATAAAAAACAGTTTTATGATGATCTAAATAATCCTGATGATTTTGTGTTAAGTGATTTACAAATGACAAATTATTACACAAGTCCATTTTTATGAATGGAGTTTCTTTATAAATTTGGTTTAGTTAATAAAACTTTTGATAATATTATGATCATTGAAAGTGCAGGTTTCTATCTTGGTAACAACTTATTTAAAATAGATTATTCTAAAAATAATAATTATTATAGTGTAAATGATTACTTATATAAAGGTCCAAACACATACCTTCTAGTCTTTTTAATAATATTCTATAGTTCATTACTGATATTTATTTCATTTTTACTATATAAACGTAATTTTTATAAATAAATTGAAAGAGATCATTAATATTTAATTATATTTGGTCTTTTTTTAGTTTTACATACTTTATAGTATTAATTAACCTAAAGTACAATTATTAATTTATTATTTTCACATATTTACTTGTATATATATCAAATATATAATTAAAATTTCAAAAATACTTGCTAAATTCAAAATAGATAGTATATAATCATTATGTTTAAAAAAGAAGCACATGCTCACCATTACTAATAGGAAATGGTAAAACTTATTTGTATCTATATTTTAGATAAATTAAATAATTTTTGAGTGTGTCGTTAATCTTTTTTAAGGCACACTTTTATTTTGGAGGGACAATGGCAGAAAATAACAAAAGCGCAAAAACAGAATTTGTAAATAAAGAGATTAGAGCAAGACAAGTTCTAATTATTAATGAAGATGGTTCAAAAATAGGGCCAATTAATAAATTTGAAGCAATTAAATTAGCAGAAGAACAAGGATTAGACTTATTTCAAGTTGGTATGCAAGACAACCAAACTGCAATAGCAAAAATATTGGATTTTGGTAAGCATAAATATGAACAAAAAAGAAAAATCAGAGAAAATAAAAAAAATCAAGTAAAAGTTGAAAACAAGGAAATAAGATTAACAGTTGGTATTGGTGACCATGATATGGACACTAAAGCTAGAAAAGCTAGAGAATTTTTACAAGAAGGCGACAGAGTTAAAATATCATTGAAATTCAAAGGAAGAGAAATTGCTTATCAAGAATTTGGTTTAGAAACTTTAAAGAAATTTTATGCAAAAATAGAAGATATTGCAAAAATTGAAAAAGAAGCTAAATTAAACACTAGATTTTTAGATATGTATGTTGTGCCTAAAAAAGCTTAATTAAAGATAGAGGGAGAATGGTTATGCCAAAAATGAAAACAAAAAGCGCTCTTGCAAAGAGAGTGAAAAAAACTGGTACTGGTAAACTAAAAAGAGGTCAAGCTTATAGATCTCACTTAGCACAAAACAAAACAACAAAACAAAAAAGACATCTTAAAAAAGCAACATTTGTATCTGCTGGAGATATGAAACGTTTAAAAGGATTATTACAAAACTAAAAGGTAGGTAGATAAATATGGCAAGAATTAAATTCGGGAAAGTAACTAGAGCAAGAAGAAAACGTTGAATTAAAAGAGCAAAAGGATATTACGGAACTAAAAAAACTAACTTTAAAAAAGCACATGAACAAGTTGTTAGATCAATGCATTATGCATTTGTAGGAAGAAAACTTAAAAAACGTGATTTTAGAAAATTATGAATAGTACGTATTAACGCTGCTGTTAGACCTTTAGGATTGAGTTATTCTAAATTTATGAATGGTGTTAAATTAGCTGGTATTGAAATTAATAGAAAAATGTTATCAGAATTAGCAATTCATGAACCAAAACAATTTGAAAATATTGTAGAAGCATCAAAAAAAGCTTTAAGTGCTAAAAAATAAAATAATAAACAGGTTTTAAGCGCTGAATAAAACCTGTTTTTTTGTATTTAGAAAAGGGATAAGAAAATGGCAAAGTTTGAAAATGGAATAATAGATTTTGATAAAAACGATATTGAAAATGCATGATTAAACTCCCCCGGTTTAGTTAATAGGGATGAAAAAGATTATAAGATGTGTTATATATGTAAATTTCATATGATAAAGACAAACTTTAATAATGCAGAATTAGGATCTTTTGGATGAATTGTAGACTTAATCAATTTGAAAAAATTAGATTTAAACTCAAACAACTTTATAGCTATTCATCCATGATGTATTGAGTATAAAAAGAAAACAGATAACCGCTCAATATTAAAAAAAGTTAAATCTCAGTTGTGAGTATTTAATGAAAATTAATAAAAAAACAAACAAATTCAATTATAATTTGTTTGAGAGGTAAATAAATGGCAAAAAATTTAAATGATTTAGTTGAAATAAAAAATTTAAAAGAACTAGATATTGCACAAATTGTTAATGCTTTGGATGAAGGAAAAACTGTTTTATGATCTGTTCATAAAGGAGAAATGGTAGATAAAGCAATTGCTGAAGGTAGAATAGAATTATTTGACGCAAATTGCGAACTAAAATCAACTATTGAAGATGGAAGTTATTGTGGTTGTGGAAAACCTTCTAATGCTCAATTAATTATTTGA
It includes:
- a CDS encoding ABC transporter ATP-binding protein gives rise to the protein MLSIKNLNKTFKNNTGVKDINLQFNKGEVVGLLGPNGAGKSTLLKLIFKEYKKDSGEIIYENSGNNLNKFSFFTDQSLFPKYLTLDFFCMYTAELAGIKPKEAKKRTNHLLKNLDLINYKNKTFKSLSAGMQKKAMLAASLINDPDIIFFDEPTANLDIDSRKEFISLIKDMKKNNKSIIIASHILEELETIIDRVIIIKEGNIVLDDIFDKNKDSLESFYLKSTTIKKETKNFNDLMKWEE
- the infC gene encoding translation initiation factor IF-3, whose translation is MAENNKSAKTEFVNKEIRARQVLIINEDGSKIGPINKFEAIKLAEEQGLDLFQVGMQDNQTAIAKILDFGKHKYEQKRKIRENKKNQVKVENKEIRLTVGIGDHDMDTKARKAREFLQEGDRVKISLKFKGREIAYQEFGLETLKKFYAKIEDIAKIEKEAKLNTRFLDMYVVPKKA
- the rpmI gene encoding 50S ribosomal protein L35, with product MPKMKTKSALAKRVKKTGTGKLKRGQAYRSHLAQNKTTKQKRHLKKATFVSAGDMKRLKGLLQN
- the rplT gene encoding 50S ribosomal protein L20; this encodes MARIKFGKVTRARRKRWIKRAKGYYGTKKTNFKKAHEQVVRSMHYAFVGRKLKKRDFRKLWIVRINAAVRPLGLSYSKFMNGVKLAGIEINRKMLSELAIHEPKQFENIVEASKKALSAKK